From Candidatus Poribacteria bacterium, one genomic window encodes:
- a CDS encoding O-methyltransferase — MGSGFGYSAYWMAKALQKPEASIICTDGSQENADRAADYLARGGIADHIDYRVGNALEIIDETEGEFDIIYNDIDKDGYPEAFHKAIPRLRSGGLFITDNMLWMGRVVTQEPGGPPEGLDEREQWFHAATIGVRELTRLLYSSPDVFTTIIPLRDGVSVAVKR, encoded by the coding sequence ATGGGATCAGGCTTCGGATATTCGGCGTATTGGATGGCGAAGGCACTACAAAAACCGGAAGCATCTATCATCTGTACGGATGGTTCACAGGAGAACGCCGATCGCGCAGCGGATTATCTCGCCCGCGGTGGCATCGCAGATCATATTGACTATCGCGTTGGCAATGCCCTCGAAATCATAGACGAAACCGAAGGTGAGTTTGACATCATCTACAATGACATCGACAAAGACGGATATCCTGAAGCCTTCCACAAGGCGATTCCAAGACTCAGAAGTGGTGGACTCTTTATCACGGACAATATGCTGTGGATGGGACGCGTCGTCACACAGGAGCCCGGTGGTCCTCCAGAAGGACTTGATGAACGAGAACAGTGGTTCCATGCGGCGACAATCGGCGTTAGAGAGTTAACACGCCTTCTTTACAGTTCTCCTGACGTATTCACGACGATCATTCCGCTCCGAGATGGAGTCTCGGTCGCCGTGAAACGTTAA
- a CDS encoding DUF3137 domain-containing protein: MSKRKSIFGPSKDEIWEQIATDIGGEFIQGGFWGKDVLIYKHGEWQILLDTYVVSAGTSSYTVTRMRAPFVNKDDLYFKISRQGFFGSIGKLFGIQDIEIGDPFFDKQFIIKGNNPEKIKLLLADRNIKELCQRQPRIHLRIKDDEGWFGTDFPEGVDALHFECVGVIKETALLKSLFALFCLIFERLVRLDSAYADDPEVVLK, encoded by the coding sequence ATGAGTAAACGCAAATCTATTTTCGGTCCCTCCAAGGACGAAATCTGGGAGCAAATTGCCACGGATATCGGTGGTGAATTTATTCAGGGTGGCTTCTGGGGCAAGGACGTTCTCATTTATAAACACGGTGAATGGCAAATCCTACTTGATACTTACGTCGTCTCAGCGGGAACGTCATCATACACGGTCACTCGGATGCGCGCACCGTTTGTAAATAAAGACGACCTTTACTTCAAAATTTCTCGCCAAGGTTTTTTCGGTTCAATCGGTAAACTCTTCGGCATCCAAGACATAGAAATAGGAGATCCGTTTTTCGACAAGCAGTTTATTATCAAAGGCAACAATCCGGAAAAAATCAAACTACTCCTTGCTGATAGGAACATAAAGGAATTGTGTCAAAGACAGCCAAGGATCCACCTCAGGATTAAAGATGATGAGGGTTGGTTTGGCACCGATTTCCCTGAAGGGGTTGATGCGTTACATTTTGAATGCGTTGGCGTTATCAAAGAAACGGCGTTGCTAAAGTCGCTATTCGCATTGTTCTGCCTGATTTTCGAGCGTCTCGTTCGATTAGATTCGGCGTATGCGGACGATCCGGAAGTCGTACTGAAATAG